The genomic DNA TAAAATTGCAATAGATCCTTAGAAGCGATAAATTTCTGAAACATAAACAGCTCAGAAAACCTAACACTATCACACCCAGCCTGCCACTGCAattcaggaaaaaaaattcccagGTGAAACAGCTCCTCATATATGAGATGGTCAACCTTTATAAGATAATTTTTGTTGGTTATACATGGACCAAATTTCTTGTAATGCCATAGCCCTACTTACAAATTCAAATTCCCATTCTAAAAATTCTTAGGTTGTTTCAAGTGCATGGATTTGGgtgtttggatttgaaattcGAGGCCCAGCTTCCAAATAAATGGTTTGGTCAACACTTAAACACACACCAGTGGATTCGGAAATGAATTTAAATGGACCCAAAATCCACAATAAAAGCAAAATCCTTAAATACCATGGAATCACAATTCCGGAAGGAATCCAcctttattttttgataggcgaCACATCTTTGTGCAACATGTTTTCCACAAATGGCACTTGTTTCTTCCTAATGATCTAGCAGAAAACTTTAGAAGTGCATCTAAATTaagatttctttttctcttccacGAACCTCTCCATGAGAGTGGGAAGATAGAGTCAGTCTCAGCAATTCAATTAAACAAGAATTTCCCCTTCTTTTTCCTGAGTCTTCCCGGGAATCAAACAAGAGGCTAAAAGTGCTTACGGAATTCATATCATAAACAATAAAGAAACAGAACTTAAAAACGAAACAAAATACAAGTTGAACTCAGAAGCTCACTGTGCTATGCCAAAACCCAATTGGAAACCAACTAAGCTTTACATACCCATTTGCTTCACAtcattatttatcattaattcatTCCCGTAAACCCCAAGTTTGGCCGCACGAGAAAACTGAAGAAAACCCAACCAAAATTTAGCCAAGAAATCGAATTCTCGGGAAAGACTCATTTGTAGCATAGGAAATACAAGGTTCTCAACATTCCCTTccacttctttctttttctttcagtttcccagtaaccaaacaaaacaacataaaagaaaaaagcattacctgaagaagaagaatttcTAAAATGAGTTCTTGGAGGAAATGAAGGAGTTGAAGAAAGAATGTTGGTTCCAGCCTCCATTGATGAATAACTGTACATAGAAATTGAGACGCTATACCCACGTTATCTCTTATCTATTCTCCCTTACAGAGGAGGAACGAGGCAGAGCACAGCTTCAGAATCACTTCCAAGCCTCAGATTACATACCCAGATCTTTTTTCCATGTAAAGGATGAGGTCTTTTTCGCTTCGAGTTATTGGGCCTTTCTTGTCGGTTTCACTCCCAGCCCAATATCCAAGCCTCGTTCCAGGAAGATGTTTTTGGGCTGGGCCAGCCCATCTTAAATCTTTTAGTCCATTCATTTAGTATGCTTTAGCGTAATTTTAGTGTACCggtttgaaaaatcaattaaaacaatgtttttattcttcattaatgttttttacactcatatattataaaaaaatttaaagatattctttacattttaaattattttttataatacttttaaaaaaaacccattaaaatatttcaaaaataattcatccattttcaaaataaattctcaaaaaacctTATTTGGacaaaattttttcatttttgttttccaagttaggggatttttgttttccaaacaGATTATATAATTTGCTTTTCGattatattgtttttgaaaacacttttaaatctCTTGTTACTCTTTCCTTTATTACTTTTTCCAAATACTACTCTCTccagaaaaaaattaaatttgaaaatgctACAAGAATCCACTGAATATGGAGTTcatgagaattttatttttatttttttataaaattgtaaatatttaaatagataACTTAAACTTCGTGTAGTTAAAATCCTCACTACCCAAAACCTAATTTTGATTGAGAAGTTTccaattttagattttattgaacattttttttttcacttaagttattgtggaccccacatttttgctcgatgcgttcccaTTCGATGACGcgactacttttttttttttattccgtgagttaggagaaaaaaaaaacttggagtcgccacttatttttattttatttttttaagggaaaacaaaataagaaagaaaacttaaatgtgactctttattttgaaaagacaattCGTGAAAAAACAAATCTAGGTTCggggtcaagttacctattagaaaggtacggtggtgagccgtaacacccctttaagccctataATAAGGTcactactaaataaggtgaggcCGATGTGACAATTGATACcaatgaaataatcaaataataaagcgaaacatgcataagaataagcaaagtgggaatgACATCGTACCTTAACAGCAAGTAATAGTACGCTATCATGGAAATAatgttagctcaagtataaaactATTACAAACATATCAAATATCATGACAAAAATCAAGCAATATTTATTAAGCATAGCGGTTGacaatcaaaatagaaaactcatatgtaaggcccccaccaaagcccaagttattttgcatgaattaattccacaaatttcattattttgaaattatgaaaattgttttcatgcttattaaaaatcaagaaaggtagaaaattatttgaaaatcaaagaaaatttgtaaaagtGCTTACCCAAAGGGAAATGTAActactttatttaaaaatgggatttttagtgattcaaaaccctaatgaaggataaaaattgagagaattaaaaaaatatttgaaaattagagtgaaataaaactagagttttgaaaattgaaatctttaaaaattaaatttaaaatttagaattaaaaaaaaaaaattatttgaaaatgggagttttgaaaattaaatttgagaattggaattatgaaaaattagatttgagaattggaattttgaaagttatttgaaaactggagtttggaaaattattaaaatattaagaaacaaGAAGAGAACAAATGGCTATTGGGGTCGTGTGCCAAGGTGACCATGCAAATTGGAAGCACTTAGGGGTGGGGCCAAGGTGGAGAGAAGCCTTTAAATGATGTTCATGGGCCTTGAGCATCCTAGCAACCCCAAAAAGCATTGCAACGTGTGCATTGTGCCCGCAAGCATGCATTTTCCCAACAACTTTGTTTTTGTGCTCCCATTCCACGACCTCCTGAATTGGGAGCGCATCCATGTTGGCCCTGACGGAAACAAATGGTGGACCACCAGTGCCAATGGTGGCTCGAATCCCGGTCTTCGCCATCGGAAAATGATAGTTGATGTCCATTTGATCCAATTCACGACGAATCAATCAGCTGGTATTGAATTCCTTGAAGAACCGACTGCGGATTCTCCTTCTCATGCCTTTCAACCACTCCACCGTCTCCAGCCACTTCGCGATCCTTAGAATCTCCTCTAAGCATTCTTTCCTCCAAAATTGCGCAATCTGACACAACCAGAGTTGTGGATCGATCGAGGGCGAAGCTCAGTGGTGATGGCAGTGAAGCGGTGGCCGTCGGTGAGATGACAGTCCGGTGAAATTGACAAGCTTTGGTATATCCAAAGGCACTAAAAATGGAagtgatctatggtggtgatttATGGCGAAATGGATCTCATCGACACCTGGATGAAAAATGAATGACAATGGTGGAGAAAAAAGCAACTAGGAGCGGTTGTGGTGGTAACTGCGGTGAGGTGTAGATGTCAAGAATGGTGGAGCTAGAGGTTGTAGCGGCGACCGACTGTGGGAGTGAGATGGCCACTGTAAACGCCGGCAATGTTGACGACGAGAGTGATAATGGTCTCCGTCTCTCtatgtttttcaaacttttggATCTTCCTTATCGATGTTAGGTTCTTCTCAAACCATACCACTCAAATAAATCTCAACCGCTCTCAGCATCCATGAGCCATTTTTAACATTCTCACAACTGGACAGGCGTGTTGTAACTCTTCATACCCACAGACTGAGAATATATTTCTTGTAGTTCCTTACTCCCTCCCTCAAGCAAATGTGAGAAATCCGATGCACTCCATGGACGAATACCAAGAACAGAGAATGACAGCAAAACAGAGCACAAAGGgtaagaacaaaaaatgaacCCGTACAAACCACGTTTCATATTTTAATCAACGAGCTTAGATGAGGGTGAGTGAAATCAAACgagtattaaataaaaatcaaaacatggttgcagaTATCTCATGGGAAGCTGAAACAGGGGTAAACCAATCTTcaacaaaaaccattaaaaaaaagggaaatgaacATGTTATAACACAACCAAACCAACCTAGAGATCAGCTAAAACAAACATGTAGCCTTCAATGTCTACTTCTAATCAACAAACAACATCCAAGAATCaacagaaaaaaagaagaaaagcatacCAATGAAAATGAATGGGAAATCTACAATAAACATACCTAAAAGTGATTATCTCCAACAAGAATAATTGAGTTTCGAGCTGCTTCCAACAAACCACAACAAAAAATCCGATTCCCTTTCCCTCCCCTCCTCCTAAATCACCCCGCTAATGCCTAGTTTCCCCTCCTCCCCCCTCTATACtcctttttatttcaaaaatccCCCCTCCCCCTAGACGCTTTCTACCACacctcatttttttctcttgcaagcttttaaCAATCCCACTGCTCACCATTCAACAAGTCTCCatcctcaaccaccaccatggcaaggtggccATATGTCCCATGCAGCCTGTTCATAAAAGTCGTCCCCCactcttccaaaaaataaaaatgcttaGCTCCTCCAAGAGGGGTCTACAGTTATATTTAGTTAACGATATATAACatattataagaaataaaatagttaTCTTATCTtatggaataaaataaattatcttatgACTcgttaatttttgtatttaactaaatatttgataaaataaataattaaataacttatccaacgtattttttaatatattattataagatattataattataggttaatatatatgatatacACCTATTCTaagaattataaatttattcatcattgaagtgtttacaagaatattaaaaaatgaattaagaatAAAACTAATTAATATAGTATCCTCATACagagagataaaaaaatttaatattattattattttaaataatatttcacCATCATATTATAAAATGATCATGTCTTTATGTAAATAGACCACCAAAAACGGAAGCGACGGAAAAGGACATGGCATCGGACACAAGTATACTATTCTATTACATGATTGTTTTCTGAATAAACAATCctatgatatttaataatagaTGAACATTcttaaatttacattaaaaaaaaatcgatgCATGGATTTATCCGAAGCATTTATTATTTCCCTATTCATCACGTAATAAAACTTTGAATAACCCAATGACCAACCAAAGGGTGGCTGCCTTGTTTAACGGTCCAAAATTCCACCAAAGACTGGCTTGACTTCCATCACCCTTTACGGGGAAGACTTTTCCAGTGGCCGTGATTCGCTCTTACAGCAGCCACTGGGTCACATTTTCAAAGGCCCCATTCACACATGGAGTAAGATTTAAATCCcgtcttaattttattttttttattttttttgtcgaaaggggttttttttgttattgattttattttggctGGTATGCTGACTTTGCTGCCGTGTAGGGActgttatttttttcattgtaaggCAAGTCTTCCTGCAGCTTTTGAGGCCTTTAAGTCTTCTGTGCAGTGGGTTTTTGTTAGAAGTCCTCAATCTTGGGGTTTCCCATACGCTGGGGTTTTGGAGAGTTTCTGCAATTGGGTTGACGAGATTAAGGTGAGTTTTGTTACTTTAACAAGTTTAAGTTGGGGGAATActggaaaatcaaattttggttttgtgCTGTTTGTGGGCATGACTAGAAGTTGAGTTTCTGAAATTGGGTATTGAGAATAGATGAGTGTTGGTTATGCTGTTTATCAATAAATGatgttttagaaattggaattaaaGAAGCAAAGTATATGATTGTCAGCAACACAATTGTTTTTATTAGATTCATTTTGCTTGACTTTTAGGTTGGTTTCAGGGACCattatttagaaattggatTATTAAAAAGTAGTGGATTTTCTgtggaggaagaagaaaatgagaactGTGTTCTAGCTGTTGATTTATCAAagctcttcttcattttcttcttttttgagGTGGTTTGTTTGACCATTGTGGGTGTTAAATTACCTAAAATTGGGGAAGTTTGGAAGCTTATATAGTAATATCTTGAAGGTTGGAAAGGAAAATGGAGATtcctttaagaatttaattttcagtttGCATTTTTCGTTTTGTTCAAATTTACaatcatattttttctattggtTATTTGTAGGGTTGGAGTTTTAAATGGCTGCAAATagccagttttttttttttttttaattattattattattattatcattttttgggattttttgaagttttatctTATATGCTATATTTGCAGCTAATGATTTCCATAGTTTTGgaagtttttctcttttaatgaCTTTGGGATTCTGAGGCTCTCTCCTTTCTAACCTTGGATATGCAGTGGGGGAATTGGCATTTTTGATTGTGGGACTATGAAGTGTTTCACATTCTACTATGGTGACAAGAAGGAGGAACCAAAGACCTCAAAGTGGACATCTGTTCAGTCCAACAATTCCACTTTAACTGAGCAAGAGATGAAGAGATTTGCATCTGAACTAAGTTCTCAAAATGTCTCAGATGTTAGCACAGAATCCTTGGTGAGGCCAACATTTCCTAGCCTGTCTCAGAGAGTCAGCAATTTGAGAGTGTTCACATTCTCTGAGCTAAAGAGTGTCACAAAGAATTTTAGCCGCTCCACCATGATTGGAGAGGGTGGGTTTGGGTGTGTCTATAAGGGCGTGATCAAGGGTTCCGATGATCCACCAAGTAAGCTTGATGTTGCTGTGAAACAACTTGGAAAAAGAGGGATGCAGGCAAGGTTTCTTCATGATGTTTTTCTTGTTATGGTTACTTTATCATagaatttgaattgaaattgttttttttttgtccttgaTAATATTATAGAAGTTTTAACTTGTTCTGTGTTTTTTTTGTAGAAATAGCTAAATTAAGAGGCAATCTACTGCATTACTATTATTATGGGAAACATAGGTTACTTGAGATTAGGCGCATGTGTTGATTGCAGGTGTATATTTGGAAGCTCTTTTCATCCATAACTCATTTATTAGGATTCTCCGATTTGGCATTTGGATGCGTATTGGTAGGATCTgatgcaaatataattttaaaactatgtagAATGTGTTTGTGTCTACTTCCATTCCTTGCTTATGAAAGGCATATTCTTGTTATCAAAACTGCTTTTAAAGTTTGGGTGCAGATTTATGGTAAATAGATCAAGTACGGTGCAAAAAGAGAAACTGTGAGTCTCAGAGCATCATCCAGGAATCCGTGTAGTGTTGTTATTTGATGCATTTCTGATGGTACTACACTCGTGTTGAAGCGTCCATTTAAAACAGGGGCAACAAGATTATCCATGCAAAAAAGCCTTGTTAGGAGTCAAGATAGAGGGTGAACTTAGTCTAACAGTTTCGCATCTAGCAGAATTAGATGCTTGACCTGACATGAGATATTCCGTCTGTGTGGGTAGTTTTGGATTTAACAGCTTCTAATGAGAGGAAGGAAGGACCAACTGGAATGAAAGAACAGAGTAACACAAAAGAGAGGGGAAATGATGGCAACAATTCTGTAGCATGACATTTTCATTAACCATGTGAGATTTAATCAAAAGCTTGGTCTTGTCCATACTGTTTTCCATTATATACAGAAAAGGGTAAATTCTTTCTAGTTGTTCATAACTTGGACATAAGATTTTTTCAAATCATACTGTTCCCTAAGATGTCCACATGGTGATAGAAGGCACTCACTTAGCCAATGTGCTGTTTACAGTGACTATCAGGATCGTGGAtcttttttgtcaatttttgtCCTCTGTTGTTGGTCACAGAATAAATTTAAGTTCAACACTGATAAACTTGATTTTATGCTTAGTATAAAGAGTATTAGTCCaactaatattataaaataagttgCTCTTTAGCGGTTGATAAACTAGGAATTTACCTCCAcctaatatttatataactttaattGTTATCCTGCCTTTTTATTTGGCAGGGGCACAAGGAATGGGTAACAGAAGTGAAGGTTCTTGGAGTGGTAGAGCATCCAAACCTCGTCAAACTGGTGGGCTACTGTGCCGAGGATGATGAAAGAGGAATTCAGCGGCTTCTGATTTATGAATATATGCCTAATGGTAGTGTTGAGAGCCATTTATCAAGTCGATCACAGACACCCCTTTCCTGGGCCATGAGACTGAAAATAGCCCAAGATGCTGCTCAGGGCTTAGCATATCTACACGAAGAAATGGATTTTCAGGTGACCTACTTTAGATTGTCTGGTTTAAAATCTGTTGCAGGCCTGCAATCCAAATCTTACATAGTATTGATATTCTAGTCTTATGCATCTTATAGATCATTTTCAGGGATTTCAAATCCTCCAATATTTTACTGGATGAGGAATGGAATGCAAAGCTGTCAGACTTTGGATTGGCCAGGCTGGGCCCCTCAGAAGGATTAACCCATGTCTCAACAGCGGTATGCTCAtgcaaaattatataattaactcAGTGAATACATAAATGTATAACCAAACTCACATTAGAAGTAGGATCTGTATTTGCATCCTGATGCACTAACTTCAGTTCCAATTATCTGGTTATCAGAATAGAACTTCTTTGGATTGTTTCACTTATTTGTTGCTGGGAAGGCAAAAAGAATATATTAGATGGCtatattaaaactttattaagtttttttttttttaataggcaaaagAGAATGTATTAAAGGTGCCTAAAAAAGAATGCACCAAGTACACAATTTATACAAGAAATACCATCGAGCaagcaaaaaggaagagagaaaacaaaaaaaaaacctcccaGTATCTATTTTTATGCTCCACCAATTTATAAATCCTATCATGGTCAGGGAATAGTCATTCATGTACACTttaacccaatccaaaaagATACACATAAAGGAAGGTTTGATTGCTTGATCCGACTATTCAATGTCTTTGAATAGCCTCCTATTGCTTTTCATCCATAACatccataaatatataaaggaGTGGCCCTCTAAGCTTTCTTCCGCTTCTTTCCTacaaaagaaccatgtcaaACTTAGTAGGTTTCCTTTTATTGAAGAGTGCATTACCCCAAGTCATTCCATAAAGGGTAAAAACTAGTGACCACATAATTCTTGCTTTGGAGCAGTGCAGGATCATATGATCACTTGACTCCTCTTCCCTTTTACACATGTGGCATTTGTTTGGCAAAATCCATCCCCTCCTACCGAGTTTGTTAAGTATTAAAATCCTTCCTTAtaaagcttcccaagcaaagaagcttgCCTTTATAGGAACCTAAGGGTTCCACGCTACACTTGCAGGAAGAGGCTCACTTCTTCCTTGCGTTAAAGAAGAGTGGTAGGATTTAACAAAGAATTTGCCACACTTAATTTCCTTCCAACCCAATCTATCTTCCTCATTCCTACTACTTGGAGACTGATTGCAATCTTCTGAAGAAGATCTCCACTTcttccaattcccaatcatgcAGTTGTTTGTGAAAACAAGGATTCCACTAATCCCTTCTCCAACTTGCTCCCAAATCTCTATTAGCCAAGCTTCTTTATCAACAAGTATAAAGGAGCATCAGAAAGAATTCATTCAAAGAGCTTTCCTCGcactatctttccaaaattttacctcCTTCCATTACCCACTATGATGTGAGATCTACTTCTAAAATCTCCCACCCATTTCTAATAGCCTTCAATAGCCCCCCTTCCGAAAACAATAGTTATCCCTCACAAGCCACAACCTTCAAACACCATGCCCCTTCATTAGCTCTAAATTTTCCAGCTATGACATGTTTCCAAAGGGATTCTCTTTCTGAAGCAAATTTCTAACTATGGAGAGTCTTATTTAGAGTGTGAAGACTCCTGATGGCAAGACTTCCATTCTTTTTGTCCAATTGAATCATGGATCAACTAACCAAATGGGGTTTTGTTTTGGAGCCTCCCTTCTCCCCAAAGGAAACTCCTTTGAATCTGTTCCAACCTTAAGCTTACCCTTCTTGGAATGACAAAGagagacataaaataaatggaaagaattGACAACGTGCTCTTGATCAAAGTTAGTCTCCTTCCTTTTGAAAGATATTGTCTCTTCTACAAAGCAAGTGATCTTTGAAATATCTCCTCAACTACATCCCATACCCTTACTAATTTGTAAATAGCTCCCAAGGGAAGGCCTAAGTATGTAGTGGGTAGGATTCCAACCTTGTAGCCCAACATTGAACAAGGACCACCCTTTACATTTGCTACTTATCCTACCGTTATTAGTTCACTTTTCTCCGTATTAATTTGTGAGCCTGATATATCAAACCACATGAATGCCCAACTTAGATACTCCAACCGCTCTTGATTAGCATCTCAAAAAATTATGTTGTTATCagtgaataaaaaatgagacaTTTTCATACCCTTCCCTCCTCTTTCGTCTACATTGAAGCCCAAGATGAACCCCCCTTTCCCTTGTCCTCCTCAGAATCCTACTAAACATCTCCATTGCCAAGATGAATATGTAAGGGAATGGTGGATCTCACTACCTCAAACCCTTggagctttggaaaaaaaactGGACAGGATCCTATTGATTATAACAAAGCATTTCTCTGTAGAAATACACCATTTGAACCATCTCACCCACTTTTAACCAAATCCCATTTTATCCAAAAACCACTAGCAAGAAATCCCAATTTATATGATCGCACATCTTCTCAATATCCAGCTTGCATATACCTCACTAATGGT from Vitis riparia cultivar Riparia Gloire de Montpellier isolate 1030 chromosome 8, EGFV_Vit.rip_1.0, whole genome shotgun sequence includes the following:
- the LOC117920789 gene encoding serine/threonine-protein kinase PCRK1-like isoform X1, whose product is MDGFLLEVLNLGVSHTLGFWRVSAIGLTRLSGGIGIFDCGTMKCFTFYYGDKKEEPKTSKWTSVQSNNSTLTEQEMKRFASELSSQNVSDVSTESLVRPTFPSLSQRVSNLRVFTFSELKSVTKNFSRSTMIGEGGFGCVYKGVIKGSDDPPSKLDVAVKQLGKRGMQGHKEWVTEVKVLGVVEHPNLVKLVGYCAEDDERGIQRLLIYEYMPNGSVESHLSSRSQTPLSWAMRLKIAQDAAQGLAYLHEEMDFQIIFRDFKSSNILLDEEWNAKLSDFGLARLGPSEGLTHVSTAVVGTMGYAAPEYVQTGRLTSKSDVWSYGVFIYELITGRRPFDRNRPKSEQKLLSWVKPFLSDIKKFNLILDPRLEGNYHLKSVQRLAIVANRCLVRNPKSRPKMSEVLEMVNRIVDAPRETGSPQPPVKRLLSIETSQITELKKKRNIKDLRIGEGGWLTWKWTSRLVRTC
- the LOC117920789 gene encoding serine/threonine-protein kinase PCRK1-like isoform X2, translated to MKCFTFYYGDKKEEPKTSKWTSVQSNNSTLTEQEMKRFASELSSQNVSDVSTESLVRPTFPSLSQRVSNLRVFTFSELKSVTKNFSRSTMIGEGGFGCVYKGVIKGSDDPPSKLDVAVKQLGKRGMQGHKEWVTEVKVLGVVEHPNLVKLVGYCAEDDERGIQRLLIYEYMPNGSVESHLSSRSQTPLSWAMRLKIAQDAAQGLAYLHEEMDFQIIFRDFKSSNILLDEEWNAKLSDFGLARLGPSEGLTHVSTAVVGTMGYAAPEYVQTGRLTSKSDVWSYGVFIYELITGRRPFDRNRPKSEQKLLSWVKPFLSDIKKFNLILDPRLEGNYHLKSVQRLAIVANRCLVRNPKSRPKMSEVLEMVNRIVDAPRETGSPQPPVKRLLSIETSQITELKKKRNIKDLRIGEGGWLTWKWTSRLVRTC